One genomic window of Vespula pensylvanica isolate Volc-1 chromosome 12, ASM1446617v1, whole genome shotgun sequence includes the following:
- the LOC122633524 gene encoding prothoracicotropic hormone-like: MKIKIFILCMILRSLLGQEANRNFSFDRTKRDLSKSRAFVDYDDFPENQKSLYYKQMYLSGGLNEVKRRNLLYSQSFCPCESQYEIKDLGEGHYPRQLTVSHCKPRICQDKFNSCKLLKYMVHILSQRDANALVEDDNSYMDENAPLPESLRHKWQLKPMYIAVACVPETEDRGN; the protein is encoded by the exons atgaagatcaaaattttcatcttgtgc ATGATCCTACGAAGTCTTTTAGGTCAAGAAGCaaatcgtaatttttcttttgaccgAACAAAAAGAGATTTATCAAAATCAAGAGCCTTCGTCGATTACGACGATTTTCCAGAGAATCAAAAATCGTtgtattataaacaaatgtaTCTGTCTGGTGGATTGAATGAAGTAAAACGAAGA AACTTATTATATTCTCAAAGTTTCTGTCCTTGTGAAAGCCAATATGAGATAAAGGATCTAGGTGAAGGACATTATCCTAGACAATTAACAGTATCTCATTGCAAACCTAGAATATGTCaggataaatttaattcgtgtaaattgttaaaatatatg gtACACATTTTAAGTCAACGAGATGCAAATGCTTTGGTAGAAGATGACAATAGTTACATGGACGAAAATGCACCACTTCCTGAATCGCTTCGTCATAAATGGCAATTAAAACCGATGTATATTGCAGTTGCTTGCGTGCCCGAAACGGAAGATAGAgggaattaa